A region of Nocardioides sp. JS614 DNA encodes the following proteins:
- a CDS encoding class I SAM-dependent DNA methyltransferase — MTSSDLWDAETAERYDASSAFMFTPEVLDPAVDFLADLAGGGPALELAIGTGRVALPLIERGVPVSGIELSQPMVDQLRAKRRGVPVVLGDMATTRVPGEYSLVYVVWNSIGNLRTQDEQVACFCNAAAHLAPGGRFVIELGVPSLRRFPPGQQGVPFHIGEHHLGVDTFDLTTQQGTSHHYTRHDDGTVTYGASNFRYIWPAECDLMAQLAGLAFEARFADWRRSPFTGDSESHVSVWRKP, encoded by the coding sequence ATGACCAGCAGCGATCTCTGGGACGCCGAGACGGCCGAACGGTACGACGCGTCGTCGGCGTTCATGTTCACGCCCGAGGTCCTCGACCCGGCCGTCGACTTCCTGGCCGACCTGGCCGGAGGCGGTCCGGCGCTCGAGCTCGCCATCGGCACCGGCCGCGTCGCGCTGCCACTGATCGAGCGCGGTGTCCCGGTGAGCGGCATCGAGCTCTCGCAGCCGATGGTCGACCAGCTCCGGGCCAAGCGACGGGGGGTGCCGGTGGTCCTGGGCGACATGGCGACGACCCGCGTGCCGGGCGAGTACTCGCTGGTCTACGTCGTGTGGAACAGCATCGGCAACCTGCGCACGCAGGACGAGCAGGTGGCCTGCTTCTGCAACGCTGCCGCGCACCTGGCGCCGGGTGGCCGCTTCGTGATCGAGCTGGGAGTCCCGAGCCTGAGGCGGTTCCCGCCCGGCCAGCAGGGCGTCCCGTTCCACATCGGCGAGCACCATCTCGGCGTCGACACGTTCGACCTGACGACCCAGCAGGGCACCTCCCACCACTACACGCGGCACGATGACGGCACCGTCACCTACGGCGCGAGCAACTTCCGCTACATCTGGCCCGCCGAGTGCGACCTGATGGCCCAGCTGGCCGGCCTGGCCTTCGAGGCTCGGTTCGCCGACTGGCGCCGCTCGCCGTTCACCGGCGACAGCGAGAGCCATGTCTCCGTCTGGCGCAAGCCCTGA
- a CDS encoding YihY/virulence factor BrkB family protein — protein MGRALDAVDRGQRRFPPIAVPLAVIYKYSDDQGNYLAAIITYYAFIAIFPLLLLGTSILGFILQGNPGLESDLLDSALSQFPIIGDQLGQPEGLQGSTAGVVIGALVALYGSLGLGQALQNALNIAWSVPRNRRPNPLLLRLKSLGLLLTAGVALLVLSILSALASSTEVLGGTIASYRWPIVIASVLVITTVLAVLFQFGVARSHDFRAALPGAFTVAVLWQTLQYFGTLYVTNVLTGTSQMNQTFGLVLGLIGILFIAAVMGVIGIEVNVVLSHRLWPRALLTPFTDKVDLTEADKRAYADYVKAQRHKGFQNVEVTFDGPTVAMPVIEDEGHEETDRPDRPDGPEA, from the coding sequence GTGGGCAGGGCACTGGACGCCGTCGACCGCGGGCAGCGCCGCTTCCCGCCGATCGCCGTACCCCTCGCCGTGATCTACAAGTACTCCGACGACCAGGGCAACTACCTGGCCGCGATCATCACCTACTACGCGTTCATCGCGATCTTCCCGCTGCTCCTGCTCGGTACGTCGATCCTCGGCTTCATCCTCCAGGGCAACCCCGGCCTGGAGTCCGACCTGCTCGACTCCGCGCTCAGCCAGTTCCCGATCATCGGCGACCAGCTCGGCCAGCCCGAGGGTCTGCAGGGCTCGACCGCTGGCGTGGTGATCGGTGCGCTGGTCGCGCTGTACGGCTCGCTCGGCCTGGGCCAGGCCCTCCAGAACGCGCTCAACATCGCCTGGTCGGTGCCGCGCAACCGCCGGCCCAACCCGCTGCTGTTGCGGCTGAAGAGCCTCGGCCTGCTGCTCACCGCCGGCGTCGCGCTGCTGGTGCTCTCGATCCTCTCGGCCCTCGCCAGCAGCACCGAGGTGCTCGGCGGGACCATCGCCAGCTATCGCTGGCCGATCGTGATCGCCAGCGTGCTCGTGATCACCACCGTCCTGGCCGTGCTGTTCCAGTTCGGCGTCGCGCGCAGCCACGACTTCCGCGCGGCGCTGCCCGGGGCGTTCACGGTCGCGGTGCTCTGGCAGACGCTGCAGTACTTCGGCACGCTCTACGTGACCAACGTGCTCACCGGCACGAGCCAGATGAACCAGACCTTCGGCCTGGTCCTCGGCCTGATCGGGATCCTGTTCATCGCCGCCGTCATGGGGGTGATCGGCATCGAGGTCAACGTCGTGCTCTCCCACCGCCTCTGGCCGCGCGCGCTGCTCACGCCGTTCACCGACAAGGTGGACCTGACCGAGGCGGACAAGCGGGCCTACGCCGACTACGTCAAGGCCCAACGCCACAAGGGATTCCAGAACGTCGAGGTCACCTTCGACGGGCCCACCGTCGCGATGCCGGTCATCGAGGACGAGGGCCATGAGGAGACGGACAGGCCGGATCGGCCGGACGGGCCCGAGGCGTAG
- the dinB gene encoding DNA polymerase IV produces the protein MGRIASRAEASILHADLDSFFASVEQRDDPRLRGRPVIVGGGVVLAASYEAKAFGVRSAMGGREAARRCPDALVVPPRFSAYVEASKQVFAIFEDTTPLVEGISIDEAFLDVGGLRRLVGPPEQIGRGLRARVKDEVGLPISVGIARTKYLAKVASAVSKPDGLLAVSPDGEQAFLHPLPVERLWGVGAVTAAKLHAEGIRSIGELAAREEVELTATVGRAAGRHLWALANLLDPRPVEVGRRRRSIGSQCAIGRPGRPKSRGDLEALLAGLVDRVARRLRAGERIGQTFTLRLRFDDFSRATRSATLAHSTATTATWLETGRRLLAASWPLIEERGCTLLGVTISGLVDGRSQQLELPLFPDTVHEHGLDAALDRVRDRFGSASVTRAVLVGRRTGLEMPTLPDPGPPTPVP, from the coding sequence GTGGGACGGATCGCGAGCAGGGCCGAGGCGAGCATCCTGCACGCCGACCTGGACTCGTTCTTCGCCTCGGTCGAGCAGCGCGACGATCCACGGCTGCGCGGCCGGCCGGTGATCGTCGGCGGCGGGGTGGTCCTGGCCGCGAGCTACGAGGCCAAGGCGTTCGGGGTGCGCTCGGCGATGGGTGGGCGCGAGGCCGCGCGGCGCTGTCCGGATGCGCTGGTGGTGCCACCGCGGTTCTCGGCGTACGTCGAGGCCAGCAAGCAGGTCTTCGCGATCTTCGAGGACACCACGCCGCTGGTCGAGGGGATCTCGATCGACGAGGCGTTCCTCGACGTCGGGGGGCTGCGCCGGCTGGTCGGCCCGCCCGAGCAGATCGGCCGCGGCCTGCGGGCCCGGGTGAAGGACGAGGTCGGGCTGCCGATCTCGGTCGGGATCGCGCGCACCAAGTACCTCGCGAAGGTCGCGAGCGCGGTGTCCAAGCCCGACGGGCTGCTCGCGGTGTCGCCCGACGGCGAGCAGGCGTTCCTCCACCCGCTGCCGGTCGAGCGGCTCTGGGGGGTCGGTGCGGTCACGGCGGCCAAGCTGCACGCGGAAGGCATCCGCAGCATCGGCGAGCTCGCGGCCCGCGAGGAGGTCGAGCTGACCGCGACCGTCGGCCGGGCCGCCGGCCGGCACCTGTGGGCGCTGGCGAACCTGCTCGACCCGCGCCCGGTCGAGGTGGGCCGGCGGCGCCGCTCGATCGGCTCGCAGTGCGCGATCGGCCGGCCCGGGAGACCGAAGAGCCGCGGCGACCTGGAGGCGCTGCTGGCCGGTCTGGTCGACCGGGTGGCCCGCCGGCTGCGGGCGGGGGAACGGATCGGCCAGACGTTCACGCTCCGGCTCCGGTTCGACGACTTCAGCCGAGCGACCCGCTCCGCGACGCTGGCACACTCGACCGCGACCACCGCGACCTGGCTGGAGACCGGGCGGCGACTGCTCGCCGCCAGCTGGCCGCTCATCGAGGAGCGCGGCTGCACCCTCCTCGGTGTCACGATCTCCGGGCTGGTCGACGGCCGGTCCCAGCAGCTCGAGCTGCCGCTGTTCCCCGACACCGTGCACGAGCACGGCCTCGACGCCGCGCTCGACCGGGTCCGCGACCGGTTCGGCTCGGCGTCGGTGACCCGGGCGGTCCTGGTCGGTCGGCGCACCGGCCTCGAGATGCCCACGCTCCCCGACCCCGGGCCGCCGACGCCGGTACCGTGA
- a CDS encoding acyl-CoA dehydrogenase family protein, whose translation MSNFSESQERQELRKAVAKLAAKYGREWFTRKARSGEKTTELWLEIGANGYLGINIPEEYGGGGGGIGDIAAVCEELAAQGCPLLLMVVSPAICGTIISRYGTPEQKQRWLPGICDGTGTMAFAITEPDAGTNTHNITTTARRDGDGWVLSGRKIYISGVDEADNMLVVARTEDARTGKLKPCLFVVPTDAEGLEAKAIAMEIVSPELQFAVFLDDVRLPADALVGDEDGGLVQLFAGLNPERIMAASFSTGLARHALDKATTYAKERTVFQGPIGSHQAIAHPLAESHIEIEMARLMTQKAAALYDAGDDMGAGEAANMAKYAAAEAACHAVDRAVQTHGGNGITQEYGVAGLLVASRAGRIAPVSREMILNFVAMHSLGLPKSY comes from the coding sequence GTGAGCAACTTCAGCGAGTCCCAGGAGCGCCAGGAGCTCCGCAAGGCCGTGGCCAAGCTGGCCGCCAAGTACGGTCGCGAGTGGTTCACCCGGAAGGCGCGCAGCGGCGAGAAGACCACCGAGCTGTGGCTGGAGATCGGCGCCAACGGCTACCTCGGCATCAACATCCCCGAGGAGTACGGCGGCGGTGGCGGCGGCATCGGCGACATCGCGGCCGTCTGCGAGGAGCTGGCCGCCCAGGGCTGCCCGTTGCTGCTGATGGTCGTGAGCCCGGCGATCTGCGGCACGATCATCAGCCGCTACGGCACCCCGGAGCAGAAGCAGCGCTGGCTGCCCGGCATCTGCGACGGCACCGGCACGATGGCGTTCGCGATCACCGAGCCGGACGCCGGCACCAACACCCACAACATCACCACGACCGCGCGGCGGGACGGCGACGGCTGGGTGCTCAGCGGCCGCAAGATCTACATCTCGGGCGTCGACGAGGCCGACAACATGCTGGTCGTCGCGCGCACCGAGGACGCGCGCACCGGCAAGCTCAAGCCCTGCCTGTTCGTGGTGCCGACCGACGCCGAGGGCCTCGAGGCCAAGGCGATCGCGATGGAGATCGTCAGCCCCGAGCTGCAGTTCGCGGTGTTCCTCGACGACGTCCGGCTGCCCGCCGACGCGCTGGTCGGGGACGAGGACGGCGGCCTGGTGCAGCTGTTCGCCGGGCTCAACCCGGAGCGGATCATGGCCGCCTCGTTCTCGACCGGCCTGGCCCGGCACGCCCTGGACAAGGCGACGACGTACGCGAAGGAGCGCACGGTGTTCCAGGGGCCGATCGGGTCGCACCAGGCGATCGCGCACCCGCTCGCGGAGTCGCACATCGAGATCGAGATGGCCCGGCTGATGACCCAGAAGGCCGCCGCGCTCTACGACGCGGGCGACGACATGGGCGCCGGCGAGGCCGCGAACATGGCGAAGTACGCCGCCGCCGAGGCCGCCTGTCACGCCGTCGACCGGGCCGTGCAGACCCACGGCGGCAACGGCATCACCCAGGAGTACGGCGTGGCCGGGCTCCTGGTCGCCAGCCGCGCGGGCCGGATCGCGCCGGTCAGCCGGGAGATGATCCTCAACTTCGTCGCGATGCACTCCCTGGGACTGCCCAAGTCCTATTGA